One segment of Ficedula albicollis isolate OC2 chromosome 2, FicAlb1.5, whole genome shotgun sequence DNA contains the following:
- the PLEKHF2 gene encoding pleckstrin homology domain-containing family F member 2, which yields MVDRLANSEANTRRISIVENCFGAAGQPLTIPGRVLIGEGVLTKLCRKKPKARQFFLFNDILVYGNIVIQKKKYNKQHIIPLENVTIDSIQDEGDLRNGWLIKTPTKSFAVYAATATEKSEWMNHINKCVSDLLSKSGKTPSNEHAAVWVPDSEATVCMRCQKAKFTPVNRRHHCRKCGFVVCGPCSEKRFLLPSQSSKPVRICDFCYDLLSTGEMTACQSTRSDSYSQSPKSPLNDVSDDDDDEDSSD from the coding sequence ATGGTGGATCGCTTGGCAAACAGCGAGGCAAATACTAGAAGGATAAGTATAGTGGAAAACTGCTTcggagcagctgggcagcccctgACTATTCCTGGCCGTGTTCTGATTGGAGAGGGAGTCCTAACGAAACTGTGTAGGAAGAAGCCCAAAGCAAGGCAGTTCTTCCTGTTCAATGACATTCTTGTTTACGGTAACATTGTCATCCAGAAGAAgaaatacaataaacagcaCATAATCCCACTGGAGAACGTCACCATTGATTCCATCCAGGATGAGGGAGACTTACGGAACGGGTGGCTTATCAAGACACCAACAAAGTCCTTTGCGGTTTATGCTGCCACCGCTACAGAGAAGTCGGAGTGGATGAACCACATAAATAAGTGTGTGTCTGATTTGCTTTCCAAAAGCGGGAAGACCCCCAGCAATGAACACGCGGCTGTGTGGGTCCCGGACTCGGAAGCCACCGTGTGCATGCGCTGTCAGAAAGCCAAGTTCACGCCCGTCAACCGCCGCCACCACTGCCGCAAGTGCGGCTTCGTCGTCTGCGGGCCCTGCTCGGAAAAGAGgttcctgctccccagccagtCTTCCAAGCCAGTGAGGATCTGCGACTTCTGCTACGACCTTCTTTCCACGGGGGAGATGACTGCTTGTCAGTCCACTAGGTCAGACTCCTACAGCCAGTCACCTAAGTCACCTTTAAATGATGTgtctgatgatgatgatgatgaagacaGTAGCGATTAA